In Ailuropoda melanoleuca isolate Jingjing chromosome 4, ASM200744v2, whole genome shotgun sequence, the following proteins share a genomic window:
- the SWSAP1 gene encoding ATPase SWSAP1 gives MLRMAEALRRALNLGSSAESEEYTTEAGPPLLLLGGPGSGKTSLLFTAALEAAGEGRGPILFLTQRPLQSLPRGRGAVLDPLRLQKIRFQYPPSTHELLQLLCSAHEARGPAPSLLLLDGLEEYLVGDWGPQEVAYLAALLLDTAAHFSHQIGPGHGCGLIVALQIQEEGDSGDALQLSLLQRYFPAQCWLQVDAQGPGQHCLRACLDPGGQGPRAEWWVAFQPDGEMTVTPWPAQTGNPSSDKGSSSEGQP, from the exons ATGTTGCGAATGGCGGAGGCGCTGAGGCGGGCGCTAAACCTGGGCAGCTCGGCAGAGTCCGAGGAATACACAACTGAGGCTGGGCCGCCTTTGCTGCTGCTCGGCGGTCCAGGGTCTGGAAAGACGTCGCTGCTATTCACGGCGGCCCTGGAAGCGGCAGGAGAGGGCCGAGGTCCCATCCTCTTCCTGACCCAGAGGCCTCTTCAAAGCCTGCCCCGCGGGAGGGGAGCTGTGCTCGACCCCCTGCGGCTACAG aAGATCCGCTTCCAGTACCCACCCTCAACCCATGAACTTCTTCAGCTTTTGTGCTCTGCCCATGAGGCCCggggccccgccccctccctcctgctgctggATGGCCTGGAGGAGTACCTAGTGGGAGACTGGGGGCCCCAGGAAGTGGCCTACTTGGCTGCCCTGCTTCTAGACACAGCTGCCCACTTCAGCCACCAGATTGGGCCTGGCCATGGCTGTGGGCTCATTGTAGCCCTCCAGATTCAGGAGGAGGGAGACAGTGGGGATGCCCTGCAGCTGTCGCTGCTCCAGCGGTATTTCCCTGCCCAGTGCTGGCTGCAGGTGGATGCACAGGGCCCGGGACAGCACTGCCTCCGAGCCTGCCTGGATCCAGGCGGGCAGGGCCCTAGAGCAGAGTGGTGGGTGGCTTTCCAACCAGATGGAGAGATGACAGTCACCCCATGGCCTGCCCAGACTGGTAACCCCAGCTCAGATAAAGGTTCAAGTTCTGAAGGCCAGCCTTGA
- the EPOR gene encoding erythropoietin receptor, with product MDHLWARLWPGVSSLCLLLAGAAWASPAKPLDPKFESKAALLAAREPEELLCFTERLEDLVCFWEEAASAGVGPDNYSFFYQLEGEPWKPCSLHQAPTARGAVRFWCSLPTADTSSFVPLELRVTAVSSGAPRYRRIIHINEVVLLDPPAGLLARRADEGGHVVLRWLPPPGAPVASLIRYEVNISSGNVAGGAQKVEILDGRTECVLSNLRGGTRYTFMVRARMAEPSFGGFWSAWSEPASLLTVSDLDPLILTLSLILVLILLLLAVLALLSHRRALKQKIWPGIPSPESEFEGLFTTHKGNFQLWLYQNEGCLWWSPCTPFAEDPPAPLEVLSERCRGATQAVEPGAEDEGRLLEPVGSERTQDTYLVLDKWLLPRSPPSEALPRPDGGLDTVAVDEGSEASSCSSALSLKPGPEGTLGTSFEYTILDPSSQLLRPRALPPELPPTPRHIKYLYLMVSDSGISTDYSSGGSQGAQGDSSNGPFSNPYENSLIPGAEPSPPSYVACS from the exons ATGGATCACCTCTGGGCGCGCCTCTGGCCTGGAGtcagctctctctgtctcttgctcgcTGGGGCTGCCTGGGCTTCCCCAGCCAAACCTCTGGACCCCAAGTTTGAAAGTAAAG CGGCCCTGCTGGCTGCCCGCGAGCCCGAAGAGCTTCTGTGCTTCACCGAACGGTTGGAGGACTTGGTGTGTTTCTGGGAGGAAGCGGCCAGCGCCGGGGTCGGCCCAGACAACTACAGTTTCTTCTATCAGCTCGA GGGCGAGCCATGGAAGCCATGCAGCCTGCACCAGGCGCCCACGGCCCGCGGCGCTGTGCGTTTCTGGTGCTCGCTGCCTACGGCCGACACGTCGAGCTTCGTGCCCTTAGAGCTGCGTGTCACAGCGGTATCCTCGGGCGCTCCACGCTATCGCCGTATCATCCACATCAATGAAGTGG TTCTCCTGGACCCCCCCGCGGGGCTGCTGGCGCGGCGGGCCGACGAGGGCGGCCACGTGGTATTGCGTTGGCTCCCGCCTCCCGGGGCCCCCGTGGCCAGCCTCATCCGCTACGAAGTGAACATCTCCTCTGGCAACGTCGCGGGGGGCGCACAGAAG GTGGAGATCCTGGATGGTCGTACTGAGTGCGTGCTGAGCAACCTCCGGGGCGGAACGCGTTACACCTTCATGGTACGCGCGCGTATGGCCGAGCCGAGCTTCGGTGGCTTCTGGAGCGCCTGGTCCGAGCCTGCGTCGCTGCTGACAGTTAGTG acTTGGATCCCCTCATCCTGACGCTCTCCCTCATCCTTGTGCTcatcctgctgctgctggccgTGCTCGCCCTGCTCTCCCACCGCCG GGCTCTGAAGCAGAAGATCTGGCCTGGCATCCCAAGCCCTGAGAGTGAGTTTGAGGGCCTCTTCACCACACACAAGGGTAACTTCCAG CTGTGGCTGTACCAGAATGAGGGCTGTCTTTGGTGGAGCCCCTGCACTCCCTTTGCAGAGGACCCACCCGCCCCCCTGGAAGTCCTCTCTGAGCGCTGCCGGGGGGCAACACAGGCGGTGGAGCcaggggcagaggatgagggacGCCTGCTGGAGCCTGTGGGCAGTGAACGTACCCAGGACACCTACCTGGTGCTGGACAAGTGGCTGCTGCCCCGGAGCCCACCCAGTGAGGCTCTCCCACGGCCTGATGGCGGTTTGGACACAGTGGCCGTGGATGAAGGCTCCGAAGCATCCTCCTGCTCATCTGCTTTGTCCCTGAAGCCCGGGCCAGAGGGGACCTTGGGTACCAGCTTTGAGTATACCATCCTGGATCCCAGCTCCCAGCTCTTGCGCCCAAGGGCACTGCCCCCtgagctgccccccaccccacgccacATAAAGTACCTGTACCTCATGGTGTCTGACTCTGGCATCTCAACTGACTACAGCTCAgggggctcccagggagcccagggggaCTCATCCAATGGCCCCTTCTCGAATCCTTATGAGAACAGCCTCATCCCAGGCGCTGAGCCTTCACCTCCCAGCTACGTGGCCTGCTCCTAG